CTGCCGCTCTCTTGTAAATGAAGCAGGTAGCTTGTCAAGCCTCAACATCCTGGACCATTCAGATTCATCGGATGTTGCAAATAATTCTGAAACATTTCAGGTAGAGAAAGAATACATACTCTCCAGCAAGTCTGCAGACTATCGAGTATTGGACTTTATTGGAGAAGGAGGATTTGGCAAGGTTGCAAAATGTGTCAACCTAAATACCTCAGAGATTATAGCCATTAAGATTCACAAAGACAGTGAAGATAGAGTTGAAGAAGTGAGAATGCTAGAAATCATCAGGAAACTTGACCCAGAGAAGAACAACCTGATAAGATTTATTGACAATTTCTTTTTCCGAGAGGTTTCTTGCCTCGCATTTGAGATGTTGGATCAGAGCCTTTATGACTTTATGATGAACAGACAGGAAGCATGTAGGCTTAATGAAATCCGTCCAATCACACAGCAGCTACTTGTAGCATTCAAAGCCCTGAAGAGCATTGGCGTCATTCATTCAGACCTTAAACATGACAACATCATGCTTGTGAACCACCAGAATCAGCCCTTTAGGATTAAATTGATCGACTTTGGTGAGGCCATCCCAACATCTGAAGTAAAAATTGGAACAGAAAAGCAACTTCTACCATACAGAGCTCCAGAGGtgaacttgggcctccccaTTTCTGAGGCCATAGACATGTGGTCACTGGGATGTATTATTGCAGAGATGTATTTTGGTACTTGCCTCTTCCCTGACAGCTCACAATACTGTAGTATGAAAGTCATTTGCCATATGATTGCTCAACCAGGAGACCACTTGCTAAATGCTGGGAAGTTCACCTCCAACTACTTCATTAGGGAACGGATAAATAGTTCAGAGTGGAGATTTAAAACGCTAGAGGAGTACAAGGAAGGAACCGGTGTCGAGCCTGACATTTCAGAGTGTGTTTCAGACCAGTATTCAAGTTTGGTTGAAGCAATTGAGGATTACGCAGAGGAAAAGGGCAGAGTTGAGTTGAAAGACAGGATGGTCTTTGTACAACTGCTTAAAAGGTTACTTGACCTGGATGCTAACTCGCGAATCACACCCGAGCAAGCCCTGACTCACAGCTTTGTAACAATGGATCACCTGGAAGAGGACCTGGACTGCAGCCCTTATGTTGCAGATGCTGTTAGGTGGATGACCATCTGCAGACTTGACCATTCTGATGCATCGGATGTTCCTGTCAACAATCACGAAACTGAATCGAGTGGTGGAGAGAAAGACATGGAAATATCCTGTAATGCAGACGCACGGCCAGATGGTTTCTGTCAAGATCCTCCTATTACATATTGTAGGAAAAGCTCACAGAAAGAGCAACCCAATTCAAATCTAGAGAAGTCCAATATTGACACGACACACAACAAGTCCACACCGAATTCCAACGATGGTGCTGCAGCCGCCATCACACCTACTGATCAGGGCGATGTCGACAAAACGTGCACAGGATTACCAAAGAGGCTAAATGTTTTTCAGCGAATGAGAAGGAGAGTAGTTTCCTTTTTCAGACGTTTTAAGAAATAATCCCCTTTGCTCTATCAAAATCAGTCATATTGAAACCAAAACACCTAGAAAGTAATTGAAAAGAAATATCTAATGTCATCTAAtggattgtaaaaaaaaaaatttcctCTGCTGAAATTGGGTTTTCTCCAGGTACACTGGTTTTCTCCCgcattaaaaataaatgtaaaaaaatacgaGCACAATCCTAAAACATAATATAGGTGAAACCCCCCAGATAGACCAATCCGAAGCTTTCAAATAAGGATCCAGACCCTAAACAGAAAGCCCCTTAATTTCCCCCTCACCGCACAGAGctctgtctcattacattacattgcatttagctgacgcttttatccaaagcgacttacaataagtgcattctaccaggaagatacaaacttgaaaacaAATCATATAaggacatcaggtttcatagagccaaaacatttcaagtgctactcaactggctttagataagccagtcctttattagtatataagtgctttgttagcaattATTTGTCTCGTGTTATTGGTACATACCCCCATGGCTGCTGCTGTCTCACGGTCTACACAATCAGCATGGTTCGGATTCTAGCTGGGGCCAgaacattaaattaaataatactGCAGATACAGCACAGATTATATTGGTTTTGCTGCAGTGTCTTTTGCTTAGAGTTGTTATATGTATTTTCTGTATTTCTATATTTCACAATCTGTTTGAAtactttaattgttttatttatttgtgcaaataaaaataaaaatctcaATTCCACTACATTGAGTATATTTCAACATTAATGAGTATCGAATCAAATATTGTGTTTTAGaaaaatgtttttaaggcaGACATATAAATCATCTCATGTATGCTGATTGCTACCAGCTCTTTTAAACCTGATAATCTATTACAAAACTGAAAGAACAGAACATACAATATAaggccttttttaaatgtattggttTAATTGGTTAAGGCCCATTGTAAATTCAGCCTGATCTTTCCTCAgagcagcagccgcacacctttagtaaaTCTGCCAAAAATGCCACATTAttgacccgaaagtacacaaaaagcagACTCAGACGCTCGCCAGGGTCCTGACATGCTCCACGCTTTGAAATATTACCGATAGCTGCTACGGTTTTCAACAAAAGTTAgaaatgtaagaggtttattccTCATTCAGAAGAATGGAAAGGCTCTCCTTTCACAGCACATCTCCATAGAAACatttgatctctgggctcatgtacacaggtgtttgataacctcgtcaccatggtaacctttgatctctgggcttgcacacacacaggtgtttgataaTGTCATCacctcaaacacaaacacacagactggAGTATAACAAACTCTCTCAGCCTATTATTTTCTctctgatggagacttcatactgacttcaacatgttccacatatgttatacattattggtgacgtTTGGTTTTAGTTcaaactagggccgggactttaacgcgttaattaagattaattaattacacaaaaattaacgcgttaaaaaaattattattattatttttgcacagcggaacgtttctcactggatgagtttcaggcgtaccgattatactggatcaccaactaacgttcatgacttcagcatgggacttcaaacaacaacaaaccacggtgaacaatagtcaaacatgaacgaacaagctgatgagaccgctttggtcggccccgtggatgggaaatgttgttttaaaaaacggacggatggaagcgtcgacaagagcacggttgtgtgcaaattatgcaaaaaagaatttgcatatcaccgcagcacatcaagcctaaagtatcacctaaatgcaaagcatgtagcagctagcgtggacgttagcccgactccgagtgcaaggaaccacaccctgacccaacccacactcaaccagatgactggtttcagggccaggataagtaagtccacgtctgagaaaataaccaactccctggctcactggactgcATTGAGGCTcaagcagggctcgacattaaggactgcccaatggcccggggccatctagtatttcgctcgggcaatgaagcctcacctgctggttgcccgatcgggcaatctattatgccagtatcatgcagctcgcggatccagtaatgagtgacctgacagtaaaactaaacatatctataactagtttaggtagtttgagaggtaattaaaatagctacgtgtgatattctaacctgaagtgtgtgtgttgttccgctcaccgctgcaggtggttatgca
This genomic interval from Pseudochaenichthys georgianus unplaced genomic scaffold, fPseGeo1.2 scaffold_539_arrow_ctg1, whole genome shotgun sequence contains the following:
- the LOC117443108 gene encoding uncharacterized protein: MLEIIRKLDPEKNNLIRFIDNFFFREVSCLAFEMLDQSLYDFMMNRQEACRLNEIRPITQQLLVAFKALKSIGVIHSDLKHDNIMLVNHQNQPFRIKLIDFGEAIPTSEVKIGTEKQLLPYRAPEVNLGLPISEAIDMWSLGCIIAEMYFGTCLFPDSSQYCSMKVICHMIAQPGDHLLNAGKFTSNYFIRERKNSSEWRFKTLEEYKEGTGVEPDISECVSDQYSSLVEAIEDYAEEKGRVELKDRMVFVQLLKRLLDLDANSRITPEQALTHSFVTMDHLEEDLDCSPYVADAVRWMTICRLDHSDASDVANNSETFQVEKEDIISSKSADYQVLDFIGEGGFDDVDKTCTGLPKRLNVFQRMRKRVVYFCRRFNTSNADARPDGFCQDPPITSCRKSSQKDQPITSIAHNSNLGKSEDLGCRSLVNEAGSLSSLNILDHSDSSDVANNSETFQVEKEYILSSKSADYRVLDFIGEGGFGKVAKCVNLNTSEIIAIKIHKDSEDRVEEVRMLEIIRKLDPEKNNLIRFIDNFFFREVSCLAFEMLDQSLYDFMMNRQEACRLNEIRPITQQLLVAFKALKSIGVIHSDLKHDNIMLVNHQNQPFRIKLIDFGEAIPTSEVKIGTEKQLLPYRAPEVNLGLPISEAIDMWSLGCIIAEMYFGTCLFPDSSQYCSMKVICHMIAQPGDHLLNAGKFTSNYFIRERINSSEWRFKTLEEYKEGTGVEPDISECVSDQYSSLVEAIEDYAEEKGRVELKDRMVFVQLLKRLLDLDANSRITPEQALTHSFVTMDHLEEDLDCSPYVADAVRWMTICRLDHSDASDVPVNNHETESSGGEKDMEISCNADARPDGFCQDPPITYCRKSSQKEQPNSNLEKSNIDTTHNKSTPNSNDGAAAAITPTDQGDVDKTCTGLPKRLNVFQRMRRRVVSFFRRFKK